The stretch of DNA TTTTCTAACGACAAAACTGCAGACTCCCTGCTTCGTGAGCACGCCCCGCACTTGGTCAACTTCCCTACGACGAATGGCCCGTGGGCGACAGGTGATGGCGTGAAACTTGCACAGCGACTTGGCGCTCAACTGGTGGATATGGACAAGGTCCAGTTGCATCCGACAGGCCTCATCAACCCGAAGGATCCAGCGAACCCTACAAAGTTCCTTGGACCTGAGGCGCTACGTGGATCCGGTGGCGTTTTGTTAAACAAGCAAGGCAAGCGCTTCGTTAATGAACTTGACCTCCGTTCTGTGGTATCGAAAGCCATCATGGAACAGGGTGCGGAATATCCTGGATCGGGTGGTAGCATGTTCGCCTACTGTGTGTTGAATGCTGCGGCGCAGAAGCTCTTTGGTGTCAGCTCACACGAGTTCTACTGGAAGAAGATGGGTCTCTTCGTGAAGGCTGACACCATGAGGGACCTCGCTGCACTCATTGGGTGCCCAGTGGAATCTGTGCAGCAGACGCTGGAGGAGTACGAGCGGCTCTCCACATCACAGCGTTCCTGCCCCATCACGCGCAAGAGCGTCTATCCGTGCGTGCTCGGCACTAAGGGCCCCTACTACGTCGCCTTCGTGACACCTTCGATTCACTACACAATGGGTGGATGTCTCATCTCGCCTTCTGCTGAaatacaaatgaagaacacaTCATCACGCGCTCCACTGAGTCACAGCAACCCAATCCTCGGGTTATTTGGTGCCGGTGAGGTAACGGGTGGTGTGCACGGTGGGAACCGGTTGGGCGGCAATTCGCTGCTTGAGTGCGTCGTGTTTGGGAGAATTGCGGGTGATCGGGCCTCGACCATCCTTCAGAGGAAGTCCTCAGCACTTTCCTTCAAGGTGTGGACGACCGTGGTGCTGCGTGAAGTACGCGAAGGTGGTGTGTACGGTGCTGGGTCCCGCGTGCTTCGCTTTAATTTACCCGGGGCGCTGCAACGGTCTGGTCTGAGCCTCGGCCAATTTATCGCAATTCGTGGTGATTGGGACGGTCAGCAGTTGATCGGTTATTACAGTCCCATCACGCTGCCAGATGATCTTGGCATGATCGATATACTCGCCCGCAGTGATAAGGGGACGCTGAGGGAGTGGATTTCCGCTCTGGAGCCGGGTGACGCTGTGGAGATGAAGGCATGCGGTGGTCTGGTGATTGAGCGCCGCTTAAGCGATAAGCACTTTGTGTTCATGGGACACATTATCAACAAGCTTTGTCTAATTGCTGGTGGAACGGGTGTGGCACCGATGCTGCAAATAATCAAAGCAGCCTTTATGAAACCCTTCATTGACACATTGGAGAGCGTTCATCTCATCTATGCCGCGGAGGACGTAACGGAGTTGACGTATCGCGAGGTGCTGGAGGAGCGCCGTCGTGAGTCACGTGGAAAGTTCAAGAAAACGTTTGTCCTCAACCGGCCCCCGCCCCTATGGACTGATGGTGTTGGCTTCATCGACCGGGGCATCCTCACAAATCATGTGCAGCCGCCATCTGACAACCTGCTGGTGGCCATATGCGGACCACCGGTAATGCAGCGCATTGTAAAGGCGACCCTGAAGACTTTGGGCTACAACATGAACCTTGTGAGGACTGTGGATGAAACGGAGCCGAGCGGCTCATCCAAAATTTGAGTTGAAGCAGTAGAAGGGGCTGGGCGGAGGatagggaaaggggaaaagagtaaggaaaagaaggaatatgTGAGAACAGGCGCCGcctctgtttatttttgtatgtgtgacGCTTATTTGATGACACAGTGCCATTCGGCTGGTAGGAGGGGACAAGGTCCCGGTGCAAAAGTTATGTTAACGAGCAGAGGCGATAAGTGCCATAATGGAATGAACGAGGGAGATAGTGcatggaagaaagggaagttgTTAAGAAGCGAAActgagaagggaaaagggaggggggggggcgacGGAAGGACGacaaatatgtatatatgtatatgtgtatatgtttgCAGTTTGCGCAGGTGGGCGCACgcgttcttccttttctccttatTCCCCACACCTCTCCGCATGAAACCATGAGGGCACGCGTGCGGCCGCGGCAAGAGAATGAATACGCAGCTACTGGTACGTGCGAAACCAATGACAGGTGCCACTTCAAGTAAATgtacggggggggggggtggggaGAAACCTTGCACATATCAGTGTGGGTgcagcgtgtgtgtgtggtgtgggATGGATGCCAATCTGGAAAGCATAAAGTCAATTGGAAGTAAGTGCAATCAAAATGGAGACATGTGCTGGAGCGAATCCGTGAGTTATAAGGAGGACGTGTTAATGGGAGATAGAGGAATGAATAACTGTCGATCTCAGTTGCCCCCAGTGGCACGCGAGTGAAGGAGGTAAAGAGTGTTGTCTTCTGCTGCACTAAAGAGgtatttcatatatatatatatctgtgtGTATACATGGACGAACCCGCTCCGCATTCTTCCCTTCTACCCCTTCCCTTGCGGGACTTGATGGTTTTGAGAAATTCTtttgcttaatttttttttgttcgttttgttCTTGTGGCTTATTATCTTTTACAAGAAGCGTGCGGTGGAAGGGGGTTGGAGAGGGTGCGGGAAGGGATGggcaaaaatgaaaaagaaattgaacACATTGGAATATGTATGGCAcatatttctgttgtttcatgGGCGATCGTACTAAAGGTATAAATGACTGTGCGCAactatacatatatgtatatttatttcttcatttgtttacATGTACATGCTTCTTTCAATTGTTTTTACCCTCCGGTTCTATCATTAATTACGTCCACGATTTCTTCAATTGTTAGCATCATTAAGTGATGTCCGAAGCTGCTCTCAAATGAGTTCAgcaagggaagaaagacCACAGCAGATAAGCGGTATCAAGCAAACCGCTGGGTTAACGAATAACCGTTGAGACATTGGGCGGAAATATCTACGCCTGAGTGGCTTCGGTATTCAAATGTGTCACACACGTGTATGGGCATCCATGCGTCTACATGGATGTCTTTTGTCGCCGTTAACTTCAGTATCTATGTGTCACCCTTTCTGGCtgcaattttttgtttgttcttttcatCTCTTCCTTGACACCGTGGCGCGAGTGTCATTCACCGGTTTGAAAAGCTTAACCCATCGTAATCGATTGGTGGGTGTCGCAATGTTTTCCGGTCCTGCTGAAGTTTATTACACTAAAAGCATACAAAACAATCATAGACAGTTGCGCCGCAACGTTGGAGGAGCACAGCCAGGTCGCGGTATATATTACTCCCTGCTTGCTGTTTTGCTCGTAGTTACATTCATCAAGACTGCCAGCGCGATGCTAGAAAGAGTGCGAGTGGGTATCGATATGATAAGATCAAGGGAGATGGCCATGGTTGAGTCCGAGAATCCTCGTGTCATTGTGGTGGGCGGTGGTCTCGCGGGTTTGTCCGCGGCCATCGAAGCTGCAGGATGCGGtgctcaggttgtgcttatGGAGAAGGAGGCGAAGCTCGGAGGCAACAGCGCCAAGGCGACATCTGGTATCAACGGATGGGGCACACGTGCTCAGGCGAAGGCAAGCATTGTGGATGGTGGGAAATACTTCGAGCGTGACACATACAAGTCTGGTATCGGGGGTAACACCGATCCTGCCCTTGTGAAGACACTTTCTATGAAAAGTGCTGACGCTATTGGGTGGCTGACCTCGTTGGGTGTACCGCTGACGGTATTGTCACAGCTTGGGGGTCACAGCCGCAAGCGCACACATCGGGCACCGGATAAGAAAGATGGTACACCTCTACCTATCGGATTTACAATCATGAAAACCCTCGAGGATCACGTGCGTGGTAACCTTTCTGGCCGCATCACCATAATGGAAAACTGCAGTGTAACGTCGTTGCTCAGTGAGACGAAGGAACGGCCAGATGGCACTAAACAGATACGAGTTACTGGTGTGGAGTTCACGCAGGCTGGCAGTGGGAAGACGACCATACTTGCAGATGCTGTCATCCTTGCCACTGGTGGATTTTCTAACGACAAAACTGCAGACTCCCTGCTTCGTGAGCACGCCCCGCACTTGGTCAACTTCCCTACGACGAATGGCCCGTGGGCGACAGGTGATGGCGTGAAACTTGCACAGCGACTTGGCGCTCAACTGGTGGATATGGACAAGGTCCAGTTGCATCCGACAGGCCTCATCAACCCGAAGGATCCAGCGAACCCTACAAAGTTCCTTGGACCTGAGGCGCTACGTGGATCCGGTGGCGTTTTGTTAAACAAGCAAGGCAAGCGCTTCGTTAATGAACTTGACCTCCGTTCTGTGGTATCGAAAGCCATCATGGAACAGGGTGCGGAATATCCTGGATCGGGTGGTAGCATGTTCGCCTACTGTGTGTTGAATGCTGCGGCGCAGAAGCTCTTTGGTGTCAGCTCACACGAGTTCTACTGGAAGAAGATGGGTCTCTTCGTGAAGGCTGACACCATGAGGGACCTCGCTGCACTCATTGGGTGCCCAGTGGAATCTGTGCAGCAGACGCTGGAGGAGTACGAGCGGCTCTCCACATCACAGCGTTCCTGCCCCATCACGCGCAAGAGCGTCTATCCGTGCGTGCTCGGCACTAAGGGCCCCTACTACGTCGCCTTCGTGACACCTTCGATTCACTACACAATGGGTGGATGTCTCATCTCGCCTTCTGCTGAaatacaaatgaagaacacaTCATCACGCGCTCCACTGAGTCACAGCAACCCAATCCTCGGGTTATTTGGTGCCGGTGAGGTAACGGGTGGTGTGCACGGTGGGAACCGGTTGGGCGGCAATTCGCTGCTTGAGTGCGTCGTGTTTGGGAGAATTGCGGGGGCGAGTGCAGCGAATGCTAAATATCACAATGAGACTCACCTTTGGAACAACCGATGGGCTAAGATGGTAGTTGAAAGCGTTCTTGACGACACGAACGGGTATCAGTGGTTATATTTCAGGCTTCCAAGCACGCTCCAGCGTTCGGGTGTGGGACCACTGCAAGCAGTTGTGTTACGGGAGATGGAGGGGGAAGGCAGGTTGGATGTCCGTATTCCATTTACGGTGCCTGGGGACGTTGGCGTTGTTGGTATTATGGTTTATTCCAACGACGAGAACAGTTCCATGGGGTGGTTAACTGCGCTGCTGCCCGGCGGAATGGTGGAGATGAAAGCGGGGGTACAAGTCGACGCCAACTATGAAAGGATCCTGGCGCTTCCCCGGAAGGTAATTATCGCCACTCGTGATGGCGTGGCGCCGATGGTCCAAATGATTAGAGCAGCCTTGCATGAAGCGAAGGACGAACCTGCGCTTCAAATAATTTACATCGCAGAACGTGTCGCGACGATTCCCCAGCGTGAAAAGTTGGAGCAGCTTCAAAGGGATCATCCGAACAAGTTTAAGTTCACTTTCGTTGTGCACGATCCGCCCCCGCTTTGGACCGGAGGTGTCAACATCATGGAGGAAATATCTAAATCTGTGTTCCCTGATGCGAGTCTGGGCGTTTTCCTATTCGCTAGTGCGACCGAGTCCGCATCACTGCAAGTTCAGCTGTTGGAGTTGGGGCATAACAAATCAAACATAGTCACTCTTTGAATGGTGGTATTTTGTGACATGTTTGTGCCCCTCCCGCGCACGTTTTTGATGTCGCTTTTTCA from Trypanosoma brucei brucei TREU927 chromosome 5, complete sequence encodes:
- a CDS encoding NADH-dependent fumarate reductase, putative (similar to GB:AAN40014.1: NADH-dependent fumarate reductase {Trypanosoma brucei} (PMID:12138089)), which translates into the protein MCHTRVWASMRLHGCLLSPLTSVSMCHPFWLQFFVCSFHLFLDTVARVSFTGLKSLTHRNRLVGVAMFSGPAEVYYTKSIQNNHRQLRRNVGGAQPGRGIYYSLLAVLLVVTFIKTASAMLERVRVGIDMIRSREMAMVESENPRVIVVGGGLAGLSAAIEAAGCGAQVVLMEKEAKLGGNSAKATSGINGWGTRAQAKASIVDGGKYFERDTYKSGIGGNTDPALVKTLSMKSADAIGWLTSLGVPLTVLSQLGGHSRKRTHRAPDKKDGTPLPIGFTIMKTLEDHVRGNLSGRITIMENCSVTSLLSETKERPDGTKQIRVTGVEFTQAGSGKTTILADAVILATGGFSNDKTADSLLREHAPHLVNFPTTNGPWATGDGVKLAQRLGAQLVDMDKVQLHPTGLINPKDPANPTKFLGPEALRGSGGVLLNKQGKRFVNELDLRSVVSKAIMEQGAEYPGSGGSMFAYCVLNAAAQKLFGVSSHEFYWKKMGLFVKADTMRDLAALIGCPVESVQQTLEEYERLSTSQRSCPITRKSVYPCVLGTKGPYYVAFVTPSIHYTMGGCLISPSAEIQMKNTSSRAPLSHSNPILGLFGAGEVTGGVHGGNRLGGNSLLECVVFGRIAGASAANAKYHNETHLWNNRWAKMVVESVLDDTNGYQWLYFRLPSTLQRSGVGPLQAVVLREMEGEGRLDVRIPFTVPGDVGVVGIMVYSNDENSSMGWLTALLPGGMVEMKAGVQVDANYERILALPRKVIIATRDGVAPMVQMIRAALHEAKDEPALQIIYIAERVATIPQREKLEQLQRDHPNKFKFTFVVHDPPPLWTGGVNIMEEISKSVFPDASLGVFLFASATESASLQVQLLELGHNKSNIVTL